A window of Romeriopsis navalis LEGE 11480 genomic DNA:
GGTGGCGATTGGAAAAACGCGGGTATTGTTTTAGGTCAAGTTGCTGACCCCGCTGATCCAACGAAAACAATTGATAACGTTTGGAAATTTGGTGCGTTCTTCGCCTCAATTCTTGACTTTGTGATCATTGCCTTGGCAATTTTCTTAATCGTTCGCTTACTCGAAAATGCGAAGAAGCGGTTTTCCCGCCAACAAGCAATTGCTGAGGCGGAAGGCCCAAGCACTGAAGAGCGCTTGGTTGATACACTTGACCGCTTGAATGCAAATCTAGAGCGCCGCTAAGTCATTGCTCACTAACCCTGATTTTCAACTAACTTGCCCTTAATACTGTCGGCAAGTCGTGTGTCCTTTACGCAGCAACCCCTGAGCCAGATTTGGTTCAGGGGTTGCTGTTGATCAGGTATCTAACACAAATAGTGAAAAATTTGAGTTTGAAAATATTAGTTGACGATTTACAAATTCCTGCGCTAACGTCGTAGGTAAGAAATTTATTTCCGCCCAACGAGGCAATTATGCTTTCTGAAAAATTCTATTTTTGGTTTAACAGTGCTCACAGGTCATGACGTCTCTCGACAACATGATGCTAGTGAGCCGTGGACCTGAACAGTCTGCGGCTTTTGGTTTGAAGGGCGAACTACCGTTAGCACCTGCTATCTGAGATCAACACTCGTGATTCACACAATCCGATGATGCAACTGCAATCCTGGTTTTATGGTTTTTATTT
This region includes:
- the mscL gene encoding large conductance mechanosensitive channel protein MscL: MAGIVNDFKKFLMQGNVVDLAVAVVIGGAFGKVVSSLVENIVMPLVSMVMPGGDWKNAGIVLGQVADPADPTKTIDNVWKFGAFFASILDFVIIALAIFLIVRLLENAKKRFSRQQAIAEAEGPSTEERLVDTLDRLNANLERR